In the genome of Triticum urartu cultivar G1812 chromosome 5, Tu2.1, whole genome shotgun sequence, one region contains:
- the LOC125506503 gene encoding nucleolin-like → MPPSPSQLPPPAPATEEVEVEDASDDETVGGEAPPLAPAPAPAPAPPAGGGAEASRAASGSGETAGGEEADEEDEDEDEDEEDDSDDEEDEDSEDEGDEDEDSDEEGEDEGQDSDDDDEDEDSDEEEDDEDDEDEDEDDDDDE, encoded by the coding sequence ATGCCTCCCTCGCCGTCGCAGCtgccgccgccggcgccggccACGGAGGAGGTCGAGGTGGAGGACGCCTCCGACGACGAGACGGTGGGGGGAGAGGCGCCGCCACTTGCCCCAGCCCCGGCCCCGGCCCCTGCCCCGCCGGCCGGCGGGGGCGCCGAGGCCAGCCGTGCCGCGTCggggtcgggggagacggcgGGCGGTGAAGAAGccgacgaggaggacgaggacgaggatgAGGACGAAGAAGACGACTCCGACGACGAAGAAGACGAAGATTCGGAGGATGAAGGGGACGAGGACGAAGACTCCGACGAGGAGGGGGAGGACGAAGGCCAAGATtccgacgacgacgacgaagatgaggactcggatgaggaggaggacgacgaggacgatgaagacgaggacgaggacgacgacgacgacgagtaG
- the LOC125511612 gene encoding uncharacterized protein LOC125511612 isoform X1, translated as MPSSPSWPPAAAEVSDAEMSDGEVPPRQAAEDLIRGAANRAAPGLAGEEDEEIYDDDEESSDYSSYDDDDESDESGSYYEDHEEEEEEQEGAGGGRASGSAEEEAASAGVGGCAEAEGSPRAAATCCICMDPWASYGAHRICCIPCGHVYGRSCLERWLRRGGNTSAKCPQCSERFKHRHIINLYSTVHLWNDCCLKEAALDDRVVVGMGPKAHDRQPVLDAVVTPSISYTQLQATDLSLSQRTSTTMTSAQSHSLLAERHYAYMEYTRQETMALHVSLLAMHEHNTRMMTHVVECMAAGRVPQLQPAPSPPPQPVLLTFGEFLARHPGTSPGTGGSFIGGGAGWGITPEPRSPVTPIHRGGGGLGGSAAASSDGMGFGGLGGDDLGGGGGRLGA; from the exons ATGCCGTCCTCGCCGTCGTGGCCGCCGGCAGCGGCGGAGGTCTCCGACGCTGAGATGTCCGACGGAGAGGTGCCGCCTCGCCAGGCCGCGGAGGACTTAATCAGGGGAGCGGCGAACCGCGCCGCGCCGGGCTTGGCCGGCGAAGAGGACGAGGAGATttacgacgacgacgaggagaGCTCCGATTACAGCTCctacgacgacgacgacgaatccgATGAGAGCGGATCGTACTACGAGGAccacgaggaggaggaggaggagcaggagggCGCCGGCGGGGGCAGGGCCTCCGGGAGCGCGGAGGAGGAGGCTGCGTCGGCCGGCGTGGGCGGCTGCGCGGAGGCGGAGGGGAGTCCCCGGGCGGCGGCCACCTGCTGCATCTGCATGGATCCCTGGGCCTCCTACGGCGCTCACCGCATCT GCTGCATTCCCTGTGGACATGTCTACGGCAGATCCTGCTTGGAGAGGTGGCTGCGCCGCGGCGGCAACACCAGCGCCAAG TGCCCTCAGTGCAGTGAAAGGTTCAAGCACAGGCACATCATCAATCTCTACTCCACGGTGCATCTCTGGAACGATTGCTGCCTCAAAGAG GCGGCTCTGGACGACAGGGTGGTGGTGGGCATGGGGCCGAAGGCTCATGATCGACAGCCGGTTCTGGATGCCGTGGTCACTCCTTCTATTTCTTACACACAGCTCCAAGCTACCGACCTGAGCCTGAGCCAGCGCACGAGCACGACCATGACCAGTGCACAGTCACACTCCCTCCTAGCCGAGCGGCACTAT GCCTACATGGAGTACACACGCCAGGAGACCATGGCGTTGCACGTGAGCCTTTTAGCAATGCATGAGCACAACACTCGCATGATGACG CACGTTGTTGAGTGCATGGCGGCCGGCAGGGTTCCTCAATTGcaaccagcaccatctcctccaCCACAACCAGTGCTGCTCACCTTTGGGGAGTTTCTGGCACGGCACCCGGGCACCTCGCCA GGAACCGGTGGATCATTCATTGGTGGTGGTGCCGGTTGGGGCATCACTCCCGAGCCACGGAGCCCGGTCACTCCGATCCACCGAGGAGGTGGCGGTCTTGGCGGTAGCGCTGCCGCTAGCAGTGACGGCATGGGCTTTGGCGGACTTGGCGGTGACGACCTTGGCGGTGGTGGTGGACGTCTTGGCGCTTAA
- the LOC125511612 gene encoding E3 ubiquitin-protein ligase RFWD3-like isoform X3, giving the protein MPSSPSWPPAAAEVSDAEMSDGEVPPRQAAEDLIRGAANRAAPGLAGEEDEEIYDDDEESSDYSSYDDDDESDESGSYYEDHEEEEEEQEGAGGGRASGSAEEEAASAGVGGCAEAEGSPRAAATCCICMDPWASYGAHRICCIPCGHVYGRSCLERWLRRGGNTSAKCPQCSERFKHRHIINLYSTVHLWNDCCLKELQATDLSLSQRTSTTMTSAQSHSLLAERHYAYMEYTRQETMALHVSLLAMHEHNTRMMTHVVECMAAGRVPQLQPAPSPPPQPVLLTFGEFLARHPGTSPGTGGSFIGGGAGWGITPEPRSPVTPIHRGGGGLGGSAAASSDGMGFGGLGGDDLGGGGGRLGA; this is encoded by the exons ATGCCGTCCTCGCCGTCGTGGCCGCCGGCAGCGGCGGAGGTCTCCGACGCTGAGATGTCCGACGGAGAGGTGCCGCCTCGCCAGGCCGCGGAGGACTTAATCAGGGGAGCGGCGAACCGCGCCGCGCCGGGCTTGGCCGGCGAAGAGGACGAGGAGATttacgacgacgacgaggagaGCTCCGATTACAGCTCctacgacgacgacgacgaatccgATGAGAGCGGATCGTACTACGAGGAccacgaggaggaggaggaggagcaggagggCGCCGGCGGGGGCAGGGCCTCCGGGAGCGCGGAGGAGGAGGCTGCGTCGGCCGGCGTGGGCGGCTGCGCGGAGGCGGAGGGGAGTCCCCGGGCGGCGGCCACCTGCTGCATCTGCATGGATCCCTGGGCCTCCTACGGCGCTCACCGCATCT GCTGCATTCCCTGTGGACATGTCTACGGCAGATCCTGCTTGGAGAGGTGGCTGCGCCGCGGCGGCAACACCAGCGCCAAG TGCCCTCAGTGCAGTGAAAGGTTCAAGCACAGGCACATCATCAATCTCTACTCCACGGTGCATCTCTGGAACGATTGCTGCCTCAAAGAG CTCCAAGCTACCGACCTGAGCCTGAGCCAGCGCACGAGCACGACCATGACCAGTGCACAGTCACACTCCCTCCTAGCCGAGCGGCACTAT GCCTACATGGAGTACACACGCCAGGAGACCATGGCGTTGCACGTGAGCCTTTTAGCAATGCATGAGCACAACACTCGCATGATGACG CACGTTGTTGAGTGCATGGCGGCCGGCAGGGTTCCTCAATTGcaaccagcaccatctcctccaCCACAACCAGTGCTGCTCACCTTTGGGGAGTTTCTGGCACGGCACCCGGGCACCTCGCCA GGAACCGGTGGATCATTCATTGGTGGTGGTGCCGGTTGGGGCATCACTCCCGAGCCACGGAGCCCGGTCACTCCGATCCACCGAGGAGGTGGCGGTCTTGGCGGTAGCGCTGCCGCTAGCAGTGACGGCATGGGCTTTGGCGGACTTGGCGGTGACGACCTTGGCGGTGGTGGTGGACGTCTTGGCGCTTAA
- the LOC125511612 gene encoding uncharacterized protein LOC125511612 isoform X2, translating into MPSSPSWPPAAAEVSDAEMSDGEVPPRQAAEDLIRGAANRAAPGLAGEEDEEIYDDDEESSDYSSYDDDDESDESGSYYEDHEEEEEEQEGAGGGRASGSAEEEAASAGVGGCAEAEGSPRAAATCCICMDPWASYGAHRICCIPCGHVYGRSCLERWLRRGGNTSAKAALDDRVVVGMGPKAHDRQPVLDAVVTPSISYTQLQATDLSLSQRTSTTMTSAQSHSLLAERHYAYMEYTRQETMALHVSLLAMHEHNTRMMTHVVECMAAGRVPQLQPAPSPPPQPVLLTFGEFLARHPGTSPGTGGSFIGGGAGWGITPEPRSPVTPIHRGGGGLGGSAAASSDGMGFGGLGGDDLGGGGGRLGA; encoded by the exons ATGCCGTCCTCGCCGTCGTGGCCGCCGGCAGCGGCGGAGGTCTCCGACGCTGAGATGTCCGACGGAGAGGTGCCGCCTCGCCAGGCCGCGGAGGACTTAATCAGGGGAGCGGCGAACCGCGCCGCGCCGGGCTTGGCCGGCGAAGAGGACGAGGAGATttacgacgacgacgaggagaGCTCCGATTACAGCTCctacgacgacgacgacgaatccgATGAGAGCGGATCGTACTACGAGGAccacgaggaggaggaggaggagcaggagggCGCCGGCGGGGGCAGGGCCTCCGGGAGCGCGGAGGAGGAGGCTGCGTCGGCCGGCGTGGGCGGCTGCGCGGAGGCGGAGGGGAGTCCCCGGGCGGCGGCCACCTGCTGCATCTGCATGGATCCCTGGGCCTCCTACGGCGCTCACCGCATCT GCTGCATTCCCTGTGGACATGTCTACGGCAGATCCTGCTTGGAGAGGTGGCTGCGCCGCGGCGGCAACACCAGCGCCAAG GCGGCTCTGGACGACAGGGTGGTGGTGGGCATGGGGCCGAAGGCTCATGATCGACAGCCGGTTCTGGATGCCGTGGTCACTCCTTCTATTTCTTACACACAGCTCCAAGCTACCGACCTGAGCCTGAGCCAGCGCACGAGCACGACCATGACCAGTGCACAGTCACACTCCCTCCTAGCCGAGCGGCACTAT GCCTACATGGAGTACACACGCCAGGAGACCATGGCGTTGCACGTGAGCCTTTTAGCAATGCATGAGCACAACACTCGCATGATGACG CACGTTGTTGAGTGCATGGCGGCCGGCAGGGTTCCTCAATTGcaaccagcaccatctcctccaCCACAACCAGTGCTGCTCACCTTTGGGGAGTTTCTGGCACGGCACCCGGGCACCTCGCCA GGAACCGGTGGATCATTCATTGGTGGTGGTGCCGGTTGGGGCATCACTCCCGAGCCACGGAGCCCGGTCACTCCGATCCACCGAGGAGGTGGCGGTCTTGGCGGTAGCGCTGCCGCTAGCAGTGACGGCATGGGCTTTGGCGGACTTGGCGGTGACGACCTTGGCGGTGGTGGTGGACGTCTTGGCGCTTAA